A portion of the Lolium rigidum isolate FL_2022 chromosome 1, APGP_CSIRO_Lrig_0.1, whole genome shotgun sequence genome contains these proteins:
- the LOC124676227 gene encoding uncharacterized protein LOC124676227, with product MGSGDMTATEVAALLDLKPHPEGGYYAETFRDSSVSLTTAQLPPQYKVGRAVSTAIYFLLPAGNVSRLHRIPCAETWHFYKGEPLTVFELHDDGHIDLTVIGPHLDAGQRPQYTVPPNVWFGSFPTLDVESFASDGSHLVNSRKRDPEKHYSLVGCTCAPGFEYEDFEMATFDDVKSIAPKAEPFLSYLIPSTK from the exons ATGGGCTCGGGCGACATGACGGCGACGGAGGTGGCGGCGCTGCTGGATCTGAAGCCGCACCCGGAGGGCGGCTACTACGCTGAGACCTTCCGCGACTCCTCCGTCTCCCTCACCACCGCCCAGCTCCCGCCTCAGT ACAAGGTGGGTCGTGCTGTGAGCACTGCTATATATTTCTTGCTTCCCGCAGGAAATGTTTCACGACTGCATCGTATTCCTTGTGCTGAAACTTGGCATTTCTACAAAGGAGAGCCTCTCACG GTCTTTGAGCTACACGATGATGGTCACATTGACCTCACTGTTATTGGTCCACACCTAGATGCTGGCCAGCGCCCCCAGTACACCGTGCCACCAAATGTGTGGTTTGGCTCTTTCCCAACATTGGATGTTGAGTCGTTTGCATCTGATGGAAGTCATCTTGTCAATTCTCGCAAGCGAGATCCGGAGAAGCATTACTCCCTTGTTGGCTGCACCTGTGCCCCTGGCTTTGAGTACGAGGATTTTGAAATGGCCACTTTTGATGATGTGAAATCTATTGCCCCGAAGGCAGAACCCTTCCTCAGTTACCTTATTCCTTCCACCAAGTAA